CCACATCCTCAACGCGCTGCGGATGAATTTTGCCGTTGCCGATCAACTTCTCCAAGGCCAGGCGCGCGACTTCGCGTTTGACCGGGTCAAATGCCGAGAGTACAACGGCCTCGGGCGTGTCATCGACCACGACTTTGACGCCCGTAGCTTGTTCGAATGCTTTGATGTTGCGGCCATCGCGGCCAATAATGCGGCCCTTGACATCTTCCGAAGGAATCGGCACGACCGAGACCGAGGTTTCCGAGGCATGCTCCGAGGCAATGCGCTCGATCGTCATGGTAAGAATCCGTTTTGCCTCGCGCGTGGCGTTGGCTTTGGCCTCATCCACAATGCTTTTGTAAATCTCCGCGGCATCTTTGTTGAATTCCTGGCGGAGATTTTCCATCAAACGCTGCTTGGCCTCTTCGAGGGAAAGTTGCGTGATCTTCGACAATTCGAGATTTTGCGCGGAGATCAACCTTTCCAGCTCGGCGTCTTTGGTTTTGAGCGAAAGCTTGTAATTCTCCAGCTCGCTTTCGCGTTGCGCCAGCGCGCTTTCGCGCTGTTTCAGCGAATCTTCGCGGCGATTGAGCTTTTTTTCCCGATCGTCCAGGCGCTGGTCGTTCTCCTCGGCCATGCGCAGGCGTTGTTTCAGTTTTTGCTCTTGGCCATCACGCTCGCGGAACCATTCCTGCTTGGCCTGTACCAGGAACTGCTGTCGCTTGCGTTCGGCCTCTTTTTCCGCTTGTGCAATGATATCCGCCGCAGCGGACTTGTTGCGCGCCAGTTTTTGCTGAATCGTGAACTTGGCTAACAACCAGGCAAGCACGAACGCCGTCGCAGCGACGACGACATATATCCACAATGATGTCATAACTTTCCTCGCTTAAGCGCAACGGAATTTCGCAACAACTTCCATTGACGTGCGCCGGCGGCATCACGCCGTTGCATAACGTTCTTCAAATGTCGGGGGCGCCGGCGCAAGGCTCGGGCGCAAATAGCCGCGCATGTGCTCGGCCATGACTTCCATGTTGTTTTTGACTTTGTTGCCCGCGCACGCGGCATTCGACCAGATGCACTCCACGCCTTTGCAATAATCCAGGCGCAGGTCGCAATTTTGCAACTTTTGATACTTGGCGGAGGGAATCATCTTGCGCGTGACTTCTTCGCGATGAAACTCTCCCTTTTGCGTCTTGAAATGAAACTCGACGAGTTTATTCCATAAAAAATTGTGCGCTTGCACAAGCTGCACGGTGGTGAGCTTGTCCAGCAACGGCC
The Cytophagia bacterium CHB2 genome window above contains:
- the rny gene encoding ribonuclease Y, encoding MTSLWIYVVVAATAFVLAWLLAKFTIQQKLARNKSAAADIIAQAEKEAERKRQQFLVQAKQEWFRERDGQEQKLKQRLRMAEENDQRLDDREKKLNRREDSLKQRESALAQRESELENYKLSLKTKDAELERLISAQNLELSKITQLSLEEAKQRLMENLRQEFNKDAAEIYKSIVDEAKANATREAKRILTMTIERIASEHASETSVSVVPIPSEDVKGRIIGRDGRNIKAFEQATGVKVVVDDTPEAVVLSAFDPVKREVARLALEKLIGNGKIHPQRVEDVVKSCEEEVEKAIWRAGNEAVATVGIGKIHPDMIRVLGRLHFRTSYGQNVLDHSKEVAYICGALAAELRLDVRMAKRAGLLHDIGKAISQNQEGTHTQLGMEIGKKYNEDPIVINAIGSHHEDIPADNLISLLVSAADAISGSRPG